GGTAGATGGCTTTGGCGGTGTAGAAGGCGAGCAGGTCGGGTGTGATGCCGCCGGGGCGGACGTAGCGGATGACGGGTTTGACGAGGAACAGGGGCAGCGAGACGGGGCGGCGGCCGCACATGTCGCCGTAGTAGGTGAAGAATTGCCGCCAGGTGATGGGGGGATCGCAGAAGTTGAAGGCGTTGCCGGCAGCGGCAGTCTGGGAACCCGCGAGCAACATGCCATCCAGCAGGTTGTCAATGTATACGGGACAGGCATAGCCATCACCGCGTCCGAGAATGACGGGGGTGCGCTTTTGCACCAGCGTGAGCATGTTTACGGTCCAGGCGCGGGCGCGAGGTCCGTAGACCATGCCGGGACGGACAACAGTGAGGGGGAGATTGATCTCCTGGGCCAGGCGACGGGCTTCTGTTTCGCCTATTGCCTTTGTGCGTCCGTAGATGTCGCGTTGTGTGGTGCTCAGGGGCTGTTGTTCGCTGATGGAACCGTCGCGGGGTGGTCCATAAGTGGCGACGGAACTGACGTGGATGAATCGGGAAATGCCGGCATTTCTCGCCATGCGCACCAATTCCAACGTGGCCGTCACATTCAGCCGATACGCCTCCGATTCCTGACCGTGGCGGCGGCTGAGCCAGGCGGCCACGTGGAACAACACATCCTGACCGGCCACGGCGTCGTGCATAGCTGCCGCATCCAGCAGGTCCGCTTGCCGTAGCATCACGCTGGCCTCTCGCAAATGGGTGGCGGCGGCCAGATTGCGGCCCAGGCCGGTGACATGCGCGCCCGCGTCGGCCAACCGCCGCGCCAGTGCGCCGCCGATGAAGCCCGTGGCTCCCGTGATGAGGACTCGTTTGCCTGACCAAAACGACATGGGAAACGAGTTAGATGCCGCGCAGCAGTGTGTCGGCAAAGATGAGGAAAAGGAGAATGGTGAGGTAAATGTTGGAGGCCAGGAAGAGGGATTTGGCGTTTCGTGGCGTGGTCTGGCGAATGAGGCGAATGTTGCGCCAGAGCAGGTCAATGGTCAGCAGGGCCGTGGGGATGAAATAGAGCCAGCCGAGGGCGGGGACGAGACCCAGGCCGATGGCGGCGAGGCCGGTGGGCAGGGTGTGTGAGAGTACCCACCATGAGGCTTCGTGCGCAGTCACT
The Ardenticatenales bacterium genome window above contains:
- a CDS encoding SDR family NAD(P)-dependent oxidoreductase, which produces MSFWSGKRVLITGATGFIGGALARRLADAGAHVTGLGRNLAAATHLREASVMLRQADLLDAAAMHDAVAGQDVLFHVAAWLSRRHGQESEAYRLNVTATLELVRMARNAGISRFIHVSSVATYGPPRDGSISEQQPLSTTQRDIYGRTKAIGETEARRLAQEINLPLTVVRPGMVYGPRARAWTVNMLTLVQKRTPVILGRGDGYACPVYIDNLLDGMLLAGSQTAAAGNAFNFCDPPITWRQFFTYYGDMCGRRPVSLPLFLVKPVIRYVRPGGITPDLLAFYTAKAIYPTTKAEQLLGYRPRVSIAEGMRRAEQWLRQQGYLPPT